A stretch of DNA from Gasterosteus aculeatus chromosome 7, fGasAcu3.hap1.1, whole genome shotgun sequence:
GgtctgttttgttgttctaGGTGCCGCTTTGTTTCCTCTTAATCTCATTACCGTTTGGTGTGTCTATGATAACCGATAATGCAAATGAAACGGGAGCCTTTCTTAAATACACTGttgctgcattttaaaatgttaacttaAATTATGCCTTCAGTAAAGCGTGTGTGTAATTTAAGTGTTGCTGGAGGCTTTAAGTAATTGAATGCGGGAATAAATTACGTAGTGCAAATAGTGGCATGCTAATATTAGTGGGATTATAGAGTATACCATTTTATATTTAGTACAAAACAGGCTGCTCTAGAAAAGGAATTCTGCAACAACTTCCCAAAAAGTAAACACTTCTTTCAGTGTGACAAACCACGATGATTCCTGAACCTTCTGTCTAAAGATGAATACACAATAAAaccgttttttttattgcagacCGAGGCTGTCAGTCACTCGAGGCTCAGTGTCAACTTTTGAAAAGGAGGAAGTGAGGGTCTCCATCACAGGAAGTGACGTCCCGGCAGCGGCAGATCCGATACTCACGCAGCCCGGCCTCGGCATCACCACGAcgaccatcaccaccatcacacagacGGGAGGAGACTGGAGCACTGGCCTGCTGAACGTCTGCGGAGACAAGACCACATGTAACGTGAACCCTCTGACAGGAGCCGTATCCTCATACACGCGTGTAAACGTATCTCACACCCTGTGCTCGTAGGTGCGCTCGGGGCTCTGGCGCCGTGCTGTTTGGACCTGAGTTTAGCTCATCAGTACGGAGAATGTCTCTGCACGCCACTGCTGCCGGGATCCACTTTCGCCATGCGAGTTGGGATCAGGGAGCGGTACAAGATACGGGTGGGTGTCAGCCCTCGAACACATCATTAGGAGGACTTAacaaaataagttaaaaaaatgaGTCCACCATGAATGGAAAAACCGATTGCTACCAGTGAATAATCAATTCAAAAGTTCACTTTGAATATTTcagttttattgttttgacGTGTAATGTTTCTCATAGTTCTGGACGTGTTGCTGCTGCGTTGTCGTGTCCGCACGTGCGCTTCTtgcttgtgtgcgcgtgtccgtCCGCTGTTGTTCATCCacagggaagtgtgtgtgaggactGGACCACAGTGTATTGCTGTTACCCTCTGGCTGTGTGTCAGATGATAAGAGAGATGAAGCGGCGGATGAAGACGCAGACCTATCAAGTGTCCACTGCCCTTGAATGCGCGTGAAGAAACTCTAGCCGGCAAACGAGGCCCGTCCTTCCACCACGCAACGGGGACGGCAGAGGCCCAACTGAGACGTGCTGTATGAATAGCACAAAGGATCAATACCACATGGTTTCCAATGTCCTTGTGAACAGTGAATCAAGCCTATCGTACAACTTTCAGAAGAAGCCTTCGAAGGAGGAACATTTATTTAACTTATTAACATTTTTACACCTTTCTATAAAATAAATAGCTGTGTGAACTGTTCACCATTTCTGAGTTGACTTTTAGAATTAAAGACAGTTGGATGGTTTATGAAAGTATCTGTTGTCTGAGTTGTACAGATGTTTTAGTGCGGTTTGTgctgaaaccaaaacaaagccgGAAGCAAATATTGCTTCCGAGTTTGTTCATAATATCATCTCTATAAAGAAGCCAGCGAAAAAGATGAGTTTCAATTACAGACCTGCTCACTGATTCAGGTCTTTACAGCTTTAATTCTGTTTGTTGTTGATCGGTCACCAGAGATCTACTTCGGTCTCTCTCAGAAATGAGGGCGAGATGaagtgaggaaaaataaaactttcCGTAACTTGATGGACAAGTTGTGAACTTGAAGGAAATGACTCAACTTCAAGGACAGTAACTACAAATCAGACTAATAAATCTTAACGTTCAGCATCACATTTAACACCAAACACGAGGAAAGCAGGAGACCCAATCAGGCATGAAAGCCCAGCGCGCTGAGCCGGTGGGTCTTTTAAGGGATCGTCATTGATTTGCGTTTGAGTTGTTTTCTCAATTTCAAGGTGTGGAATGGAAACAACTGTGCGAGTGCATTCAGAATGCAGAACCACTTGTCTGATTACCCGGCAAACAGGCCGCGGCATTAGTCTGATCACAGCCGACAGTTCAAGTAAAGTCTTATGATAATAAAGTCCATTTCCATATTTCCATATTGATATTCTCTTTTCTTTAGTTCACCTTGGGCATTCAATCATATTATGAATCCAGTCCTGTTTGCTGTGGTTCCCTGAACCCAAAAGGCCGACCGGCGCCAACAAGGCTGCAACCAGGGTTATTTCTCCACAAAGCTGATCCTCAAAGGGCAAACTTGTTAACTCTTATGGATGTGGTGCCCTACCTGGCAGCTGCTTCAAATGAAATGATGGAAGATAATGTATTTTGTcaacccaaaaagaaaaaaggagagaaatgtgAGTTTTGAAATCGGATCATATCCTATTTGCCGTGCAATTGGTCTGCTGCGTAGTTATGTCACGTGACGGCGGCGGTAATGAGGTCAGCGCTACCTGTGTCTGCATCGGGCCCCAGCGTTTCCTGAGCAGCCCTGGTCGGATAAATCCTTCCTGCAGCTCCACGGCTCTCTGCCTACTGGGGGTTGTTAGTGAGCTGGATCTGCTTCGAGCAGAGCTGCCTTCGGGCGGCGTGGtaacgtctcccccccccccctcccgcgcaACCACCAAACCGTATTGCTTCAGCATCAATAGCGCTCCAATTGCTTTGGTAAAATGGAAATGCATTTGCTTTGCAAATCAGTTACACCTGTAGCATTTCGGACCACTTTACATCTATATTAACACATGTATTTGGAACGGCTGCTTCCAAAGCAGCAGCTTCCATTGTGAGGGACATTTAACGCTTCTCCTAAGCCCCCATAACAGGTTTTACTCTGCCTAAGCTATACATAATGCATGACTGATGGCCGGTGTCCAAAGTAAGCCCCACATTTCTACGGGTCAGGCCTGTAATTGGGGCGAACTGACCCTTTAATTCTGCGGTTTcatgaaacaaacccaaaaggAAAGGATTAAAACGAGGAACCCTTGTGTGTGCTCAGAATTAACCCTCCAACCTATTTAAACGTTGCACGTTTACTgtgtcgacacacacacacacacacacacacacacacacacacacacacacacacacatacacacgcacacacacactgacagcctGGCCTTACGTCATCTAACGGACATAACTCCATGACCGAACCATTAGGGGGCAGTCTTGTCCCAGATCTGGACCCCCGGTGTCTGTTTGCCATTCCCACAGCTGCTGCGTCTTAAGTGCTGCTCTAAGGTCAGACTTGGGATTTCcacagcagtcgtagaggtcAAGATTTGGAGCGGCGAAGCACGTCCTGAGTCAGCAGTCAGACAGGGACCATAAAACATCtctgctgatgttgttgttgtttcctgctGTTTCAGCGCGGAGACGACCGTCCCCACAGACGCATCAGGTGTAGAGTGCAGGCTGTTATCGGCAACGGCCCCCTCGGGGAGCCGCGTGGGTGTGGAAAATGTGTGTGATGTATGCAGAATGTATCCGAAAAAG
This window harbors:
- the plac8l1 gene encoding PLAC8-like protein 1, with the translated sequence MERMTVTQQPRLSVTRGSVSTFEKEEVRVSITGSDVPAAADPILTQPGLGITTTTITTITQTGGDWSTGLLNVCGDKTTCALGALAPCCLDLSLAHQYGECLCTPLLPGSTFAMRVGIRERYKIRGSVCEDWTTVYCCYPLAVCQMIREMKRRMKTQTYQVSTALECA